Proteins encoded together in one Marinobacter salsuginis window:
- the ccoS gene encoding cbb3-type cytochrome oxidase assembly protein CcoS, with protein sequence MQIVMFLVPVMLILVALGIVLFSWAVKNGQYDDLEGPAHRILYDDDKDMIPDDARTDKPAAEEQTPEQVSEASKAANPDEDNSQKG encoded by the coding sequence GTGCAAATCGTAATGTTCCTGGTACCGGTGATGCTCATACTGGTGGCTCTGGGCATCGTTCTGTTTTCATGGGCGGTCAAGAACGGTCAGTACGATGATCTCGAAGGCCCCGCCCATCGGATTCTTTACGATGACGACAAGGACATGATCCCGGACGACGCTCGCACCGATAAGCCGGCTGCCGAAGAACAAACCCCTGAACAAGTATCGGAGGCCAGCAAGGCCGCCAATCCGGATGAGGATAACTCCCAGAAAGGATGA
- a CDS encoding sulfite exporter TauE/SafE family protein, whose protein sequence is MNPELYLSYPSAFLIGLLGSTHCLGMCGGISASLSMALPVGRGFRFRQTVMLLAFNFGRIGSYVLIATLVALASTSAASQWASAGLVLRTLAGLLLIFMGLSMGQWWQGIRYVERVGAPIWARLSPLTRRLLPVNHGGQALALGALWGWLPCGLVYSTLGWAALQPTVGSAALTMLFFGLGTLPSMLATGFAANWIRGLQSHRLFRKVTGGLLILFGLWTLPFLHLAGH, encoded by the coding sequence ATGAATCCGGAACTCTACCTCAGTTATCCGAGCGCCTTCCTGATCGGACTGCTTGGCAGTACGCACTGCCTCGGAATGTGCGGCGGTATCAGCGCTTCCCTGTCAATGGCGCTTCCCGTGGGTCGGGGTTTCCGGTTCCGGCAAACCGTCATGCTTCTGGCTTTCAACTTCGGACGAATCGGCAGTTATGTGCTGATCGCCACCCTGGTCGCGCTGGCCAGCACCTCGGCCGCCAGCCAATGGGCCTCTGCAGGCCTCGTGCTTCGCACCCTGGCCGGGCTTCTGCTGATCTTCATGGGGCTGTCCATGGGGCAATGGTGGCAGGGGATCCGATACGTTGAGCGGGTAGGCGCACCAATCTGGGCACGACTTTCACCCCTGACCCGCCGCTTACTGCCGGTGAATCACGGCGGCCAGGCACTTGCTCTGGGAGCGCTATGGGGCTGGCTGCCCTGCGGGTTGGTTTACAGCACGCTGGGGTGGGCAGCACTGCAGCCCACGGTGGGCTCCGCAGCGCTGACCATGCTGTTTTTCGGGCTTGGCACCCTGCCCTCGATGCTGGCCACGGGGTTCGCAGCCAATTGGATTCGCGGCTTGCAGAGCCACCGGTTATTTCGCAAAGTCACCGGCGGCCTGCTGATCCTGTTCGGCCTCTGGACACTGCCTTTCCTGCATCTGGCCGGACACTAG
- the ttcA gene encoding tRNA 2-thiocytidine(32) synthetase TtcA: MSEAMIASSEQSLNPERERRQKLELNKLQKRLRREVGQAIADFSMIEAGDKVMCCLSGGKDSYAMLDILLNLQKSAPVSFELIAVNLDQKQPGFPEEVLPEYLSSMGIEYHIIEKDTYSIVKEKVPEGKTTCGLCSRLRRGILYNFAEEHGVTKIALGHHRDDLLETLFLNMFYGGKLKSMPPVLHSDDGRNTVIRPLAYSREKDIARYAGLRQFPIIPCNLCGSQENLQRQVIKDMFQAWDKQHPGRLETMFRAMCNVEPSHLADTNLYDFKEGKRLGGKRQAVHTAEPEAQTDFGRLDVLNI, from the coding sequence ATGTCCGAAGCAATGATCGCCAGTTCCGAACAGTCCCTCAACCCAGAGCGGGAGCGCCGCCAGAAGCTGGAGTTGAACAAGCTGCAGAAACGTCTGCGCCGCGAAGTCGGGCAGGCGATTGCCGATTTCTCGATGATTGAAGCCGGCGATAAAGTCATGTGCTGCCTCAGCGGCGGCAAGGACTCTTACGCCATGCTCGATATTCTGCTCAACCTGCAGAAGAGCGCCCCGGTTTCGTTCGAGCTGATAGCCGTCAACCTTGATCAGAAACAGCCCGGATTTCCGGAAGAGGTGTTGCCCGAATACCTGTCCTCCATGGGTATCGAGTATCACATCATCGAGAAGGACACCTACAGTATTGTTAAGGAAAAAGTGCCGGAAGGGAAGACTACCTGCGGTCTGTGCAGCCGACTACGTCGTGGAATTCTCTATAATTTTGCCGAGGAGCACGGGGTTACCAAGATAGCCCTTGGTCACCACAGAGACGATCTGCTGGAAACCCTGTTCCTGAACATGTTCTATGGCGGCAAGCTCAAGTCGATGCCTCCGGTTCTGCACAGCGACGATGGCCGCAATACGGTTATCCGGCCGCTGGCCTACAGCCGGGAAAAAGATATCGCCCGTTATGCGGGGCTGCGGCAGTTCCCCATCATTCCCTGCAACCTGTGCGGTTCCCAGGAGAATCTTCAGCGCCAGGTGATAAAAGACATGTTCCAGGCCTGGGATAAGCAGCACCCCGGTCGGCTGGAGACCATGTTCCGCGCCATGTGCAATGTGGAGCCCTCGCACCTGGCAGATACCAATCTGTATGATTTCAAGGAAGGCAAGCGCCTCGGTGGCAAGCGCCAGGCCGTTCATACGGCGGAACCCGAGGCACAAACAGACTTCGGGCGTTTGGATGTACTGAACATCTAG
- a CDS encoding TetR/AcrR family transcriptional regulator produces MDMLQSSEEVAGKREQNRIRNRGAILHAARECFRERGYENSTIRDIVRRTGLAAGTFYNYFSSKQDIFAALLTDFLTNLNDNLTRHRRAANNTEDFIHYAYLALFTATARDPLVYELAHRNDRALRELFGSDILGLTMLSLEDDVREAMERGLLPRIDHEYLCAAFFGVAYETSLTLARRAHRNPESAEAEALRATRFSSALFIGGLPRLAALP; encoded by the coding sequence ATGGATATGTTGCAATCGAGCGAAGAGGTCGCAGGCAAACGGGAACAGAACCGGATTCGGAACCGCGGAGCAATCCTGCATGCCGCACGGGAATGTTTCAGGGAGCGGGGCTATGAGAACTCAACCATCCGTGACATCGTCCGGCGCACGGGTCTTGCCGCCGGCACTTTCTACAATTATTTCTCCAGCAAGCAGGACATTTTCGCCGCTCTGCTCACGGACTTCCTGACCAATCTGAATGACAATCTCACTCGCCACCGGCGCGCGGCCAATAACACCGAGGATTTTATCCACTACGCCTATCTGGCACTTTTCACCGCGACTGCCAGGGATCCGCTGGTTTATGAGCTGGCACACCGTAATGATCGCGCGCTTCGGGAGCTGTTCGGTTCGGACATTCTCGGTCTGACCATGCTCTCTCTGGAGGATGACGTCCGTGAGGCGATGGAGCGAGGCCTGCTTCCCCGAATCGATCATGAGTACCTGTGCGCCGCTTTTTTCGGGGTCGCCTACGAGACCAGCCTGACGCTCGCACGACGCGCGCACAGGAACCCGGAGTCAGCAGAGGCCGAAGCGCTGAGGGCAACGCGGTTTTCGAGCGCTCTGTTCATCGGCGGCCTCCCGAGGTTGGCGGCACTTCCCTGA
- a CDS encoding DNA-J related domain-containing protein — MTDRHAPTRSAYPGAVNEDDCLEQQIQHLLVAVEHELRSAPAGMNELSLIKALQKPPWELLGAVVFSEPEKLYPVHFLLFHVLYRLRDQLSEAGESLTISPLNIRIEAQTVVGGEGVPDGVDTLRHFYLDLSQYRLPEEAIQQMMNDFWAGSPGQAPAQAEAKAAAEVLGFQALPGDFPTVKKRFRRAVMHAHPDRGGKTETIQHLNQAFAVLKAHFRHSI, encoded by the coding sequence ATGACAGACCGCCATGCTCCAACGCGCTCCGCTTACCCGGGCGCCGTAAATGAAGACGACTGCCTGGAACAACAGATTCAGCATCTTCTGGTGGCCGTTGAGCACGAGCTCCGGTCGGCACCGGCAGGCATGAACGAATTATCGCTGATCAAGGCCCTTCAGAAACCGCCGTGGGAACTGCTTGGAGCCGTTGTGTTCAGCGAACCGGAAAAGCTCTACCCGGTTCACTTCCTTCTGTTCCATGTGCTCTACCGCCTGCGGGACCAGTTGTCTGAGGCCGGCGAGAGCCTCACAATTTCGCCTCTGAATATTCGCATCGAGGCGCAGACGGTGGTCGGTGGCGAGGGTGTTCCGGACGGTGTCGACACACTCCGCCATTTCTATCTGGACCTGTCCCAGTACCGTCTGCCCGAGGAAGCAATTCAACAGATGATGAATGATTTCTGGGCAGGTTCGCCTGGCCAGGCGCCTGCGCAAGCCGAAGCGAAGGCTGCGGCGGAAGTACTTGGATTCCAGGCCTTGCCCGGGGATTTCCCAACGGTCAAGAAGCGTTTCCGCCGGGCCGTGATGCACGCCCATCCAGACCGCGGCGGCAAGACCGAAACCATTCAGCATCTCAATCAGGCCTTTGCGGTACTGAAAGCCCATTTTCGGCATAGCATCTGA
- a CDS encoding polysaccharide deacetylase family protein: MQLKAFLKSSMIVTLMATGTAARADLVVLQYHHVSDSTPPATSTSVSLFEGQLDMISDLELEIVDLHKGTEAALAGTDGQGNRIAITFDDAYDSVYHTAAPLLAEKAYPSTIFVNTEAVGRNGYMTWDQIRELAERPGVTIANHSADHGHLARKPNESESDWQARVTNSLDSAQESLEEELDSPAPMFAYPYGEFDQALERKIAERGWYGFGQQSGAIGQQTEKTRLPRFPMANAYGQLGNLENKLRSKAFPVNTGELPDGVISENPPTLVFPLVDPIDANRLTCFASGQGRIDFDVIDGNVEVKAPEAFNSRRFRYNCTHPVGDGSYYWLSQQWLDLSKPED; the protein is encoded by the coding sequence ATGCAGCTCAAAGCATTCCTGAAATCTTCCATGATCGTCACTTTGATGGCGACTGGCACCGCAGCGCGCGCAGATCTCGTTGTCCTGCAGTACCATCATGTCAGTGATTCAACGCCGCCCGCCACCAGCACGTCTGTGTCTCTTTTCGAAGGCCAGCTGGATATGATCTCGGATCTGGAGCTGGAGATTGTGGATCTGCACAAAGGCACAGAAGCAGCACTGGCCGGTACCGATGGGCAAGGTAATCGCATCGCCATTACCTTCGACGACGCCTATGACTCCGTCTACCATACCGCGGCGCCACTTCTGGCCGAAAAGGCCTACCCCTCTACCATTTTTGTAAACACCGAAGCCGTTGGCCGAAACGGCTATATGACCTGGGATCAGATTCGGGAACTGGCCGAGCGTCCGGGTGTTACCATTGCCAACCACAGCGCAGACCATGGACACCTTGCCCGAAAGCCAAACGAGAGCGAAAGCGACTGGCAGGCCCGGGTTACTAACAGCCTCGATTCGGCCCAGGAATCCCTTGAAGAGGAGCTGGATTCGCCTGCACCAATGTTCGCTTACCCGTACGGAGAGTTTGACCAGGCACTGGAACGCAAAATTGCCGAGCGAGGCTGGTATGGTTTTGGCCAGCAATCCGGAGCCATCGGACAACAAACAGAGAAAACCCGGCTGCCTCGCTTTCCGATGGCGAACGCCTATGGTCAGTTAGGGAACCTTGAGAACAAGCTACGCAGTAAAGCCTTCCCTGTTAATACCGGAGAGCTGCCAGATGGCGTGATCTCCGAGAATCCGCCCACACTGGTTTTCCCGCTCGTCGACCCCATTGATGCCAACCGACTGACATGCTTTGCGTCCGGTCAGGGACGAATCGACTTTGATGTCATCGACGGCAATGTGGAAGTGAAAGCCCCTGAGGCCTTTAACAGCCGGCGGTTCCGCTATAACTGCACGCACCCTGTCGGTGATGGCAGCTACTACTGGCTGTCCCAGCAGTGGCTGGATCTGAGTAAGCCGGAGGACTGA
- a CDS encoding MalM family protein has product MFLFLAALLGGCQIGGSTVSEREGYFTWVDEQGRVRYSPIARAGSRDSDSDASEQLDPEVKAEPERSGNPASSESGLEEETEYTLENYPDATELEKDGYVRPGERQPYFTWRDAEGNVRVSYYQPDTRSDVEKGLVEPPVQITEASVYHAGPDQADQTPVEGYDPDAFAILGIEAPTDNFFARFSATCCESLDVQSRQGWQSGREFGVTLSEDSATHPFLTGTSPYQLIALPDPDEQASLVIRLRSYARDGVFVPSLVFLDETMAPLRLVTDLVMDFTPENWHRRGYLEAWVPAFPRQGERWLVVFTREEDLKGQTVTETSTGPRKIPHVSHGEIGLMQLEE; this is encoded by the coding sequence TTGTTTCTCTTTCTGGCAGCGCTTCTCGGAGGCTGCCAGATAGGTGGCTCCACGGTTTCAGAGCGGGAAGGCTATTTTACCTGGGTCGACGAACAGGGCAGGGTGCGATACTCCCCCATTGCCAGAGCAGGGAGTAGGGACTCTGATTCAGACGCTAGTGAGCAGCTCGATCCGGAGGTAAAGGCAGAGCCAGAGCGGTCCGGAAATCCGGCCAGCTCAGAGTCAGGGCTGGAGGAGGAAACCGAGTACACCCTTGAAAACTACCCTGATGCTACCGAGCTTGAGAAGGACGGCTACGTTCGACCCGGGGAGAGGCAGCCTTATTTCACCTGGCGCGATGCTGAAGGCAATGTCCGGGTTAGCTATTACCAGCCCGATACCCGTTCTGACGTTGAAAAAGGGCTGGTTGAGCCGCCGGTCCAGATTACCGAAGCCAGCGTGTACCATGCCGGGCCGGATCAGGCAGACCAGACGCCGGTGGAGGGTTATGACCCCGACGCCTTTGCCATACTCGGCATTGAGGCTCCAACCGATAACTTCTTTGCCCGATTTTCAGCCACCTGCTGCGAGTCACTGGATGTTCAAAGTCGGCAAGGGTGGCAATCAGGAAGGGAGTTCGGCGTTACCCTTAGTGAGGATTCAGCAACCCATCCGTTTCTCACCGGAACCAGTCCCTACCAACTGATTGCACTTCCCGACCCCGACGAGCAGGCAAGTCTGGTCATCCGCCTGCGCTCCTACGCCAGGGACGGCGTGTTTGTGCCCTCCCTGGTATTTCTGGATGAGACGATGGCGCCGTTAAGGCTGGTGACAGACCTGGTCATGGATTTTACCCCGGAGAACTGGCACCGACGCGGCTACCTGGAGGCCTGGGTACCTGCATTCCCCCGCCAGGGAGAGCGTTGGCTGGTCGTTTTTACCAGGGAGGAAGATTTGAAGGGCCAGACTGTTACCGAAACCAGTACCGGCCCCCGGAAAATCCCCCATGTCAGTCATGGTGAGATTGGCCTGATGCAGTTGGAGGAGTGA
- a CDS encoding OmpP1/FadL family transporter, producing MGQKSHNRQILAALIATTISCGAQAQLAQNLTIHPKALALGNAVTADPPGIMAIHYNPAGLTKLDGRQLEVNLMSVYLDIDADFTAPEGYEIFGIDGLEIDPQTGKQRDPVANTHSHTNNVALYLPGYGILRAPPGPALAPSAGISINPPGSKLTFANAFYLPLAAGFYRDKDDPGRYQPQATALQRTTYLSPTVGYEINDDWSVGAGIHLSHMGIAADQYMRAPNLLLGVAEVLQDAFNCESGDEPLQPWLALCGGNVGPWDDIGALNINVQETLSPTYALGVMWEPTDWFSWGASYTSEAEMNMKGTFEIQYTDDWSGFWQSVNGSVLGAITSAILSLPSGAPKESGNVSMDLVYPQHFQTGISVDVHPKLTLNADIGWTDYKQWDAFVFRFDRNLEFLNAARILSPDNATPNTLRLPLGFKSQWNWAFGMEFHASSRLDLRAGVEIRDSVIPDDQRQVMAPFGGANLYSIGMGYQWDKDTEIDMNLSYLHSVESIPADTSCNVNCDNITNIIYNPYAGLDIKTSLRVVMAGLSFRTKF from the coding sequence ATGGGACAGAAAAGCCACAACCGTCAGATTCTCGCGGCCCTGATCGCCACGACCATCTCCTGTGGCGCGCAGGCCCAGCTGGCGCAGAACCTGACCATTCATCCCAAGGCGTTGGCGCTCGGCAACGCCGTGACCGCCGATCCTCCGGGGATCATGGCGATTCACTACAATCCTGCGGGCCTGACAAAACTGGACGGGCGTCAGCTGGAAGTGAACCTGATGAGCGTCTATCTGGACATTGACGCGGATTTCACAGCGCCAGAGGGCTATGAGATTTTCGGCATCGACGGGCTTGAGATTGACCCGCAAACGGGGAAGCAACGGGATCCGGTTGCCAATACCCACAGCCATACCAACAACGTGGCGCTGTATTTGCCCGGCTACGGAATTCTGCGTGCGCCTCCGGGACCGGCCCTGGCACCCTCAGCGGGGATCAGCATCAACCCGCCGGGCTCCAAGCTGACCTTCGCTAATGCCTTCTACCTGCCGCTGGCGGCCGGTTTCTACCGCGACAAGGACGACCCCGGTCGCTATCAGCCCCAGGCCACGGCGCTGCAGCGCACCACCTACCTGTCACCAACGGTGGGTTACGAGATCAATGACGATTGGTCGGTGGGAGCCGGAATACACCTGTCCCATATGGGGATCGCGGCGGATCAGTACATGCGCGCGCCGAACCTGTTGCTCGGGGTGGCTGAAGTCCTGCAGGACGCCTTCAACTGTGAGAGTGGTGATGAGCCGCTCCAGCCCTGGCTGGCGCTTTGTGGTGGTAATGTTGGCCCCTGGGACGACATTGGCGCACTGAACATCAATGTTCAGGAAACCCTGTCCCCGACCTATGCTCTGGGTGTCATGTGGGAGCCGACGGACTGGTTCAGCTGGGGTGCGAGCTACACCTCGGAAGCCGAAATGAATATGAAGGGCACCTTCGAGATCCAGTACACCGACGACTGGTCCGGCTTCTGGCAAAGCGTGAACGGATCAGTCCTCGGAGCCATCACCTCGGCGATCCTGAGCCTGCCGTCCGGCGCGCCCAAGGAATCCGGGAACGTCAGTATGGATCTGGTGTATCCCCAGCATTTCCAGACCGGCATCAGTGTTGACGTGCATCCGAAACTGACCCTCAATGCCGACATTGGCTGGACCGATTACAAACAGTGGGATGCTTTCGTTTTCCGGTTTGACCGTAATCTGGAGTTTCTCAATGCGGCCCGGATTCTGTCCCCAGACAATGCCACGCCCAATACCCTGAGGTTGCCGCTCGGTTTCAAGAGCCAGTGGAACTGGGCGTTCGGCATGGAGTTTCACGCGTCTTCCCGTCTGGACCTGCGAGCCGGCGTGGAGATACGGGATTCCGTTATCCCGGATGATCAGCGACAGGTAATGGCTCCCTTCGGTGGGGCAAACCTGTACAGCATCGGTATGGGCTACCAGTGGGACAAAGACACAGAAATTGACATGAATCTCAGCTACCTTCACTCGGTAGAGTCGATTCCCGCCGACACCAGCTGTAACGTAAACTGCGACAACATCACCAATATTATCTACAACCCGTATGCGGGTCTCGATATCAAGACGTCGCTCAGGGTTGTCATGGCAGGCCTCAGTTTCCGGACCAAGTTCTGA
- a CDS encoding flagellar protein FilC: MNRWFVRGFILVSTAGLLPGMALAQEGSVDQAREALAKQEGDEDASQQLEEVFQAAEKNYSLQKKGSHSLNYSFDYSYTADQRLDLAITNGSVRNLDVVPSATHSFTNSFSYDYGLLDNLTVGTRIPLVVKYDTQDELNVYDFGDISFTGRWQPFAYVPGKMSTTLFGTLSTKTGVSPYEIDINEQLSTGSGYYSIGGGASLSKVLDPVVVFGSVSATYNLPAENLQQVRGARLLEEVDPGFGLSGSAGFAYSLSYDISLSISAQLSYSDETILTFSNGDQAVAQDQMTGFLSMSLGTRVSDTTIVNTSLGIGLTEDAPDFSLGVSLPINFSGLKE; this comes from the coding sequence ATGAATCGTTGGTTTGTGCGAGGTTTTATCCTTGTTTCCACGGCAGGTCTGCTTCCGGGCATGGCCCTGGCGCAGGAAGGAAGTGTGGATCAGGCGCGGGAAGCGCTGGCCAAGCAGGAGGGAGACGAGGACGCTTCACAACAGCTTGAGGAGGTGTTCCAGGCTGCAGAGAAGAACTACTCGTTGCAGAAGAAGGGCTCCCATTCCCTGAACTATTCATTCGACTATTCCTATACCGCAGACCAGCGGCTGGATCTGGCCATCACCAATGGATCAGTCAGAAATCTGGACGTGGTGCCATCGGCAACCCACAGCTTCACGAATTCCTTTTCCTACGATTACGGCCTGTTGGACAACCTCACGGTGGGTACCCGGATTCCGTTGGTGGTCAAATATGATACCCAGGACGAGTTAAACGTTTACGATTTTGGCGATATCTCCTTTACCGGGCGCTGGCAACCGTTTGCCTACGTGCCGGGCAAGATGTCGACAACCCTGTTCGGAACCCTGTCCACCAAGACCGGTGTCAGCCCCTATGAGATCGATATCAACGAGCAGCTGTCTACTGGCAGCGGATACTACTCCATCGGGGGAGGGGCCAGTCTTTCGAAGGTTCTCGATCCGGTGGTGGTTTTCGGTTCTGTTAGTGCCACCTATAACCTGCCGGCAGAAAACCTGCAGCAGGTGCGAGGCGCACGCCTGCTGGAAGAAGTAGATCCCGGTTTCGGACTGTCCGGCTCGGCTGGTTTCGCCTATTCCCTGTCTTACGACATTTCATTGAGCATTTCGGCCCAGCTCAGTTACAGCGATGAAACCATTCTCACCTTCTCCAATGGCGACCAGGCTGTTGCACAGGACCAGATGACCGGATTCCTGAGCATGTCACTGGGTACCCGTGTCAGCGATACAACGATTGTGAATACCAGCCTGGGTATTGGCCTTACCGAGGACGCACCGGACTTCTCCCTGGGGGTCTCCCTGCCCATTAACTTCTCCGGACTCAAAGAGTGA
- a CDS encoding C39 family peptidase produces MLLVLAGSILTFTMVQEATVVEPFEKGQIVIEQDVDSSPVELRSDVRVEPLVEQKFRNIVRQAYDYSCGSAALTTVLNFYLGRTLSERQVMEGLLHYGESERIVERRAFSMLDMKRLVTALGYPSGGFRATIDDLKDLDHPAIVPIHHAGFKHFVVLRTIRDGRAYLADPSVGNISFTLAQFEEKWDDNVLFIVFPGSDKPLDNLELKEEDLRSVDDQTMTLLALERIPAFHESTQRRIQNLLERQKNNPDGSVENTRKQLHYRRN; encoded by the coding sequence ATGCTGCTGGTGCTCGCCGGATCCATTCTTACATTCACCATGGTGCAGGAAGCCACCGTGGTGGAGCCTTTCGAGAAGGGCCAGATCGTTATCGAGCAGGATGTGGATTCCAGTCCGGTTGAGCTGAGGTCCGACGTCAGGGTCGAGCCGCTGGTTGAGCAGAAATTCCGGAACATCGTGCGTCAGGCCTATGACTACAGCTGCGGTAGTGCCGCGCTGACCACCGTACTGAATTTCTACCTCGGCCGGACTTTGTCAGAACGACAGGTCATGGAGGGGTTGCTGCATTACGGCGAAAGCGAGCGCATTGTTGAGCGACGCGCGTTTTCCATGCTCGACATGAAGCGACTGGTTACCGCACTCGGCTATCCATCAGGTGGCTTCCGGGCCACCATTGATGACCTCAAGGACCTTGATCACCCGGCAATCGTGCCTATCCATCACGCGGGCTTCAAACATTTCGTTGTGTTACGAACGATCCGCGACGGGCGCGCCTACCTGGCCGATCCTTCAGTAGGCAACATCTCTTTCACCCTCGCCCAGTTCGAGGAGAAGTGGGATGACAACGTGCTCTTCATTGTCTTTCCGGGCAGTGACAAGCCGCTGGACAACCTCGAGCTGAAGGAGGAAGACCTTCGTTCTGTGGATGACCAGACAATGACACTTCTGGCGCTGGAACGGATACCGGCGTTTCACGAGTCCACCCAGAGGCGGATCCAGAATCTGCTGGAACGCCAGAAAAACAATCCCGACGGCAGTGTAGAGAACACCCGAAAGCAGTTGCACTACCGTCGAAACTAA